A genomic window from Candidatus Lokiarchaeota archaeon includes:
- a CDS encoding PadR family transcriptional regulator, with translation MSKPPKKVLDEFERWSKEVKRGAASLAILAVLEEQEAYGYEIVRQLSDRVSFLQLEQGTVYPLLRRLEKRGLLESEWNYDQPSKPKKYYGLTAAGQKALEMMMETWAILSQEMSTLMKGVEF, from the coding sequence ATGAGTAAGCCGCCGAAGAAGGTCTTGGATGAGTTTGAGCGCTGGTCCAAGGAAGTCAAGCGAGGCGCAGCCTCACTTGCAATTCTGGCTGTCCTCGAGGAGCAAGAGGCATATGGGTATGAGATTGTTCGACAGCTCAGTGACCGGGTTTCCTTCCTCCAGTTGGAGCAAGGTACGGTCTACCCATTGCTTCGAAGGCTTGAGAAGCGAGGACTGCTTGAGAGTGAATGGAACTACGATCAACCTTCTAAGCCGAAGAAGTATTATGGGCTTACTGCCGCAGGGCAGAAGGCCCTTGAAATGATGATGGAGACTTGGGCTATTCTTTCCCAAGAAATGAGTACACTGATGAAAGGAGTTGAATTTTGA
- a CDS encoding PAS domain S-box protein encodes MSIDVLLLSDDHETQLLAKELLERDNPDFQFTLSASSQEALEILAEKDIDVVVSGVDLGPKADSGLDFLGEARARGIETPIIILTGCGREETVVKALNLGADHYIRKDPVKIKGVYTEVAHHIRKLAAKRQLEADLDASEERFRTVFEQCAIGMTVVDKNDNMLQANRALADMLGYELDELLELNVIDFSHPDDWEKDKKLAEKAIENNKNSYQMKKRFIKKDGSIFWGRLTVSLVYDEHGEFKYDIGFVEDIDERKRAEQALRESEALFRGIFDSSPIAIEIFDASGKLVRANQATLDLFGLDSFDILLDFNIFEDENTPERAKQALKQGDTVRFSTSFDFDITDEPNLSKTSKTGTIHLEAIATPLKKHSRDEIKGYLNQIIDITDLVRFEKALERSRTRYQRLYNNALVGLFRSELGTGRILECNERAARMIGYINREEVLANQTTTNAFYANPEDRKRVLALLETKERTVVDLPVAREDGSQFWGRFFFRAYHDEGFVEAVMIDITEEKDATERIQRQREELSRFAHHMSHDIKNYLHKIAANVELWEQYGNGEYATKIKELVAELNKLTVHSVELADSGVIIKDSEPVDLSSVITAVAGSQLPPSVGFTSKNLPVVSGDATKLTQVFQNIMDNALKHGNAKHIEVVGYENGSTITIEISNDGEPFPEDLKDEVFRDANWLGTKKHGFGLRIVKRIIHAHGWSIDLTSTDPTTFEIKIPVP; translated from the coding sequence TTGAACGGGATAACCCGGATTTTCAGTTCACATTATCTGCTTCTTCTCAAGAAGCATTGGAAATCTTAGCAGAGAAGGACATCGATGTTGTAGTTAGCGGAGTTGACCTTGGACCGAAAGCGGATTCTGGACTTGATTTTCTCGGTGAAGCAAGAGCAAGAGGAATCGAAACTCCAATCATTATCCTTACAGGCTGCGGCAGGGAGGAAACAGTAGTTAAGGCACTGAATCTTGGTGCTGATCACTACATACGAAAAGATCCTGTGAAAATTAAGGGTGTATATACTGAAGTTGCCCATCATATCCGAAAGCTGGCCGCCAAGAGGCAGCTTGAGGCGGACCTTGATGCCAGTGAAGAGCGGTTCAGGACAGTCTTTGAGCAATGTGCCATTGGCATGACAGTAGTTGACAAAAATGACAACATGTTGCAAGCAAACAGGGCATTGGCTGATATGCTTGGGTACGAATTGGATGAGCTTCTGGAGCTCAATGTCATAGATTTCTCCCATCCTGATGATTGGGAGAAAGACAAGAAGCTAGCTGAGAAGGCCATTGAGAACAACAAAAACTCTTACCAAATGAAGAAACGTTTCATCAAGAAAGATGGAAGTATCTTCTGGGGACGCTTGACAGTATCTCTTGTCTATGATGAGCATGGCGAATTCAAGTACGATATTGGTTTCGTTGAGGACATAGATGAGCGAAAGCGTGCTGAACAGGCTCTTCGTGAAAGCGAAGCCCTATTCAGAGGAATTTTTGACAGCTCACCGATAGCCATTGAAATCTTCGATGCGTCTGGGAAACTTGTCCGTGCCAATCAAGCCACCCTGGATTTGTTTGGACTAGATTCATTTGACATACTACTCGATTTCAACATCTTCGAAGATGAGAATACACCTGAGCGAGCCAAACAAGCGTTGAAACAAGGAGATACAGTCAGGTTTTCTACGAGCTTCGATTTCGACATAACCGACGAGCCCAATTTATCTAAAACCAGTAAGACAGGCACAATCCATTTGGAAGCCATAGCGACACCCCTGAAGAAACACTCCCGGGATGAAATCAAGGGTTATCTCAATCAAATCATTGATATCACCGACCTTGTACGATTTGAGAAGGCCCTTGAACGGAGCAGGACAAGATATCAACGTCTTTACAACAATGCACTTGTTGGACTATTCCGATCCGAATTGGGGACAGGAAGAATTCTTGAGTGTAATGAACGAGCCGCAAGAATGATTGGCTATATTAATCGTGAAGAAGTCCTCGCAAATCAAACTACAACGAACGCATTTTACGCTAATCCTGAGGATCGCAAAAGAGTCCTTGCTCTTCTAGAAACCAAAGAAAGGACAGTCGTGGACCTACCCGTGGCACGAGAAGATGGTTCACAGTTCTGGGGGCGTTTTTTCTTCCGTGCATATCATGATGAAGGATTTGTTGAAGCTGTCATGATTGATATCACTGAAGAAAAAGATGCTACTGAGCGCATCCAGCGGCAGAGAGAGGAACTGAGTCGTTTCGCACATCATATGAGCCATGATATCAAAAACTATCTCCATAAAATAGCAGCCAATGTTGAATTGTGGGAACAATATGGAAATGGCGAATATGCAACGAAAATCAAAGAGCTTGTTGCTGAATTGAACAAGCTCACCGTTCACTCAGTAGAATTGGCAGATTCGGGTGTTATCATAAAGGATTCCGAACCAGTTGACCTGAGCAGTGTCATTACTGCTGTGGCGGGTTCACAATTACCCCCCTCTGTTGGTTTTACATCCAAGAATCTGCCAGTAGTATCAGGGGATGCCACTAAACTGACTCAGGTCTTTCAAAACATAATGGACAACGCTTTGAAACATGGGAATGCCAAGCATATTGAGGTTGTAGGTTATGAGAACGGAAGCACGATAACCATTGAAATCTCAAATGATGGAGAACCTTTCCCGGAAGACTTGAAAGATGAAGTCTTTAGGGATGCCAATTGGCTGGGAACAAAAAAGCATGGTTTTGGGCTTCGTATTGTCAAAAGAATTATACACGCTCATGGCTGGAGTATTGATTTAACCAGTACGGATCCCACAACTTTCGAAATCAAAATACCTGTACCGTAA